The stretch of DNA CAGGGCAGGTTTGTGGCGGGCCGCAATCCGAATGAAGCCTGCTCTGCAGGGTGAGGCGCAAGGCTTCGAGTTGTTGTAGCGGGTGTGAGCCCAGATGCTCCTGCTTTACCCAGAGCAGTATGGTCCGGGCGGATGGGCGCTGTTTGTCCTGCATGTCCCTGGGTGGGTCGAATGGATTGGCGATGAAGGCTTCATAGGGGATTTCTGCGTACTTCGACTTTCCTTGCTGACCGGCTTGCGACGTTATCTGCGTGCCTGACAGGTCGTCGGCAAGGGCCAGGCAGCGGATGTGCTGCTCGTCCTCGGGCACCATGCGCGAGTTTTTGAACCCGGCCAGGATTGCATAGCGAATGCGCCGGCGCAGCTCCACTTCATCGGCATAGGGGCCGCCTTCGACCAGCGCCACTATGAGTTGGGGAGGCTCTGGCGGTGGTTGCTGCAGTTCGGCGTCCAGTACCAATGGCTTGCTGACTACAAGCTGGGGGCTGCATTCAAAGTCATTACTTGGGGGCTTGTTACCCTCCTTGAACTTTTTGCGATAACGCTCGAGCGCATCGAACGGGTCCTGCCACAACCGGGCTTCTATCGGTGGTTGCGCCTGGAATTGTGCGCCGATGGGGCGTGGTTCGAGGAAAGGCTCGCGAGTGAGGGCGAAGGTCGAGACGACCAGACTGAGGATGAGGGCGCTACCGGGTAACCAGAGGACGAGGTTGTTACCTGAGCCATTGCTGTTGTCCATGGTCTTTTCCCCCTTCCTTAGGTGTAGGGCCGACCGCTATGCATAGGTATAGCCCCCGGATCAGGCTTTATCTACCGGCCCTCCGACGCTGCAACGAGGGTGTCGCAGGGCCAAACGAGCGTGCTTTCAAGCGGCCTGGGGCGCGCGAGCAATTGGGCCGCTGACCGGTGGCTTCATGCTGGGGGCGGGAACAGGATCGGCGGTCATGCGGCGGGGGCGCAAGGCTGCTATTCCTTCCCTTGGGACAATCGTTTCAGACCAGACGGAATGCGGGTCGATACCGATGCGTGGCCGTGGTCAAGGTGCCTGCCAGGTGCGCGCGCAGAACAACGGGCGCCAGTTTCGCTGGAGGTGGCAAATGTTATTCATTGTCAGCTGGTCAATCAGTCCCGAACGTCGTAACAGTGCGATCGAGCGATTTCTCAAGACGGGTGGGGCGCCACCCGCAGGGGTGAGCATGCTGGGGCGTTGGCATGCCGTCGGTGGTATGACGGGGTTTGGGATCGCGGAAACCAGCGATCTCGCGCTGATGCAGAAATGGGTGCTTGAGTGGAGCGACCTGCTGCGCATGGAAGTGCACCCGGCGTTGACCGATGAACAGGCCGCGCCGCTATTGGCGGCAGCGCTTGGCAGGTAACGGGCAAGCAGACCGTTGGCGATCCGCCGAGGGCTGTCTGCCTCGGCCAATATACGGGGTAACGCTGTTTGTCGGCGTGCCCCGGCCATTCACGAAGTGGAGGTTGTCATGCCAAAGTTCGTCATCGAGCGCGAGATGCCGGAAGCCGGGGCGCTTACGCCGCAGGATCTGCAACAGATCTCGCAAAAATCCTGCAAGGTTATCAGTGAGCTGGGGTCGCAAGTGCAGTGGCTGCATAGCTACGTCACGGGCGACAAGATCTATTGTGTCTATATCTCCCCGGACGAGGAACTCGTCAGGGAGCACGCCAGGCTAGGCGGTTTTCCGGCGGACCGGGTATCGCGAGTCACGTCAATCATCGATCCGACGACGGCGGAGTAGGGGCTGCCGCCGAGGTTCGCGCGCCAACAGCTAAGGAGGTTGTAGGAACGAGCTTGCTCGCGATGAACGTGAGAGCGCCGCGTTTACCCAGTCAGTGGGCGTTATCGTTAACGGCTATCGCGAGCAAGCTTCGCTCATACAGTAACGAGCTGGGATCAGCTTTTTTGTGGTCACGGCGTGCCGCGCGGCGGTCCGCTGGGCGTCTTGATAGACAAACGGCTGCGCAGCGCTTGGCTATGCTGTCGAGTCTATAGCCGGTATGCAGCCGGTCCCCATGTCCCCAGCCCCAAGAGCGCCATGAGAAAAACCACCCAGCAGATGTTGCTCCACGAAATCGCCGACTGGCGCCACCGTGGCCTGATCGATGCCGAGGCGCAGCAGCGGCTCGGCGCCCTGTACGAACGTCCCGAACACCGCTTGTCCACGGTCCTGCAATGGCTGGGCATCGGCGCGGTGCTGCTGATCGGCATGGCGGTGCTGGGCGGCATTGGCCTGCTGGCCGAGTCGGTGCTGGTGGGGGCGGTGCTGTTTTTCGCCGCCGGTGCCGGGCTGTGGCTGATCGGCGCGCGCCTGGCCCGCGACCCGGCGCGGCGCATGCCGGTCACCGGGGTGGCGATCCTGACCATTGGCCTGATCCTGATGGGCGCCAGCCTGTTGCTGGGCAGCTCCGACAGCGAGACCGGCGACTTCGGCAACCTGTCCCTGGCGCTGCTGGTCAGCGCCGCCCTGAGCATCGCCACCGCCTATGGCTATCGCCTGCGCTGGCCGCTGCTGCTGGGCCTGCTTTGCGTCTTCCACGGCCTGGGTTCGTGGGAGTGGTATGGCGGTTCCGGCACGTACTATTTTGGCATCCAGGACCCGCGCTCCATGGCCGTGATTGCTGCGTTGACTGCGCTCCTGGGGCTCTGGCACCAGCGCGCCGAGGATCACGCCTTGCGCCGCTTCAGCGGCTTCGGGCGGTTGTATGTGATCTTCGGATTGTTGTACTTCAACTGTTCGCTGTGGTTCCTCAGCCTGGAGGAAGCTTACCGGCAGACCCTGACCTGGACCCTGTTGTTCACCTTGGGCGCCATCGTTCAGCTGGTGCTCGGCGCGCGCTTCAAGCACCCCAGCTTCACCGGTTTTGGCGTGGTGTTCCTCGGCATCGACCTGTACACGCGCTTTTATGAGTACGCCTGGGAACAAATGAGCGCCGCGGTGTTTTTTGCCGTGGCCGGCGCCCTCGGCATGCTCCTGGGCTGGTTGTTCGAACGCACCGCGCTGCGCGCCGGGGAGGCTGGCCAATGAACCCGGATCGCCGTAATCGCCAGGTGCACAACGCCCTGGACCAATGGCTGCGCGACGGCCTGATCGACACCCAGGCCCACGCGCGGATCGCCCAGCTGTACCCGCAGACCCGCTGGGACTGGCGCTCCCTGGGGCGCTGGTTCCTGACCTTCGGCGCCATCAGCCTGGCGGCGGGCTTGCTGATCCTGCTGCATGAACACCTGACGTTCACCTTGCCGAAACTGGCGGGCGGCCTTGGCCTGTTGATGGTCGGCTTGTTTGTCGCCGGGCGCTGGCTGCTGGGCAAACAGCTGAAGCTGCTCGG from Pseudomonas chlororaphis subsp. chlororaphis encodes:
- a CDS encoding DUF4242 domain-containing protein, which encodes MPKFVIEREMPEAGALTPQDLQQISQKSCKVISELGSQVQWLHSYVTGDKIYCVYISPDEELVREHARLGGFPADRVSRVTSIIDPTTAE
- a CDS encoding DUF2157 domain-containing protein, yielding MRKTTQQMLLHEIADWRHRGLIDAEAQQRLGALYERPEHRLSTVLQWLGIGAVLLIGMAVLGGIGLLAESVLVGAVLFFAAGAGLWLIGARLARDPARRMPVTGVAILTIGLILMGASLLLGSSDSETGDFGNLSLALLVSAALSIATAYGYRLRWPLLLGLLCVFHGLGSWEWYGGSGTYYFGIQDPRSMAVIAALTALLGLWHQRAEDHALRRFSGFGRLYVIFGLLYFNCSLWFLSLEEAYRQTLTWTLLFTLGAIVQLVLGARFKHPSFTGFGVVFLGIDLYTRFYEYAWEQMSAAVFFAVAGALGMLLGWLFERTALRAGEAGQ
- a CDS encoding DUF3303 domain-containing protein; protein product: MLFIVSWSISPERRNSAIERFLKTGGAPPAGVSMLGRWHAVGGMTGFGIAETSDLALMQKWVLEWSDLLRMEVHPALTDEQAAPLLAAALGR